Below is a window of Taeniopygia guttata chromosome 23, bTaeGut7.mat, whole genome shotgun sequence DNA.
GCTGTGTTTTCCTCCAGAATTTCCCGTTTCTCCAACGTTTACCACCTCTCCATGCACTTCCCAAAGAACTTCGGAGCGGAGACAACCAAGATTTTTTACATAGGCCTGAAAGGGGAATGGACGGAGGTGAGAGGGAGCAGAGAGAGCCCGGAGCGTGGGGAGGGCTGGAGTGCTGCTTCCCTGGATTTTAAAccttccctccccacccagGCTCATCGCCACGAGGTCACCATCTGCAACTACGAAGCCTCGGCCAACCCGGCCGACCACAAGGTGGAACAGATCACCCCGCAGACTCACTTCATCTCCTAACGGGAGCCCGCCGGGGTTAGGAACGGCTTCCCGGGGCAGCCCCGAGTTCGCGGGACGGACACGGCGGCGCCGTGTGCTGTGACTGACAATAAACACGCTGCGGTGCAGAGCTGTGCGCTGTCCCTGAGTCGCGGCTCTCCGGTGTGCGCGGGTGGCACCGGCGCTGAGGCGGGGAGGGCGGCGGGAGCGTGTCCGCACACCCCGCGAGCCGCTCGGGGCGGGTCGCTGCGGGATGGGCGTCGCTGTTAACGCCGTGTGGGCGCGGTGTGGGTGTGGATCGGGTCCggtcccgccgccgctcccgaGCGCTCTCCGGTGCCCGTTTCCACCATGGCGGGCCCGGTGGCGCCCGGCGCGCCGCGTGCGTCACTTCCGCCGCGCTGCCGGAAGTTCCGGCGGGAGCGCGTCCTGGGGGAGCCGCGAGGAGCGCGCGCGCCGGGCCGCGGGAGAGgtgcggggagggggggggggggcggcaCGTACCACtggggagcggcggggggggCGCGACCGGGCAGCGGCGCGGCGGGGGGGACGTACCACTGCtgcgggcgggggggggggggggtgttaATTCCGTGAGGGCGgcggggatggggggggggcGGCGGAGCCTTTACCGGGATTTCACCGGGGATTAACGGGGATAGCGGCGGTGCAGGGACCGCGGGGCCGCGGTTTTGGCTCGGCGGGTCCCCGTGCGGTAACATGGCCGCGTATTTCCGTCCCTGAGGGCCCTCAGGACCCGCAGCCTGTAGGGGTTCCCCTCAGAGCCCCGGTTCTGGCGGAAAACCGGCGCTCCGGGCCGCGGGGATCCCGCCTCCCTCCGCCTCCTGGCGGGATTTCTCCAGCCCCCCCCTCCGCTGGATTCTGCAGGGCTGAGGCACGGTAATTAATGCTAATTAACGAGTGATGAACGCGTCCCCCTCACACACACCCCGGGCCGGTGTCTCCGGTGGGGTCGGTTCCGAATTCACCCCCCGGTTCTGTGTTTGCCCCTGAGGGGTTTCATCCCGGGGGGTTCCCGCTGTGCTGCCTCCAGGAGCGGGGCAGGAGCATCCcgggaggaattttgggaatttcggggccGCTCCGAGCATCCCACGTTTTCCTGCTGGAGCCTCCCCCGTCAGCGCCAGGGAGGACCATGATTATTTCTGTTATTCCCGGCTCCCTCTCTGTCTCCCTGCCAGCGGTTTTGGCAGGTGCGGTCGCTCCCGGCCGGTTGTTTTGCCCCCGGAGTACACACGAGCCGTGTGGCTGTGTCAGATCCGGGCAGCTCCGTTCCCGTGTTTTTATTTGAGTGGGGAAGCTGCTGACGAGCACTCGGTGGAACGAGTCGGGCAGGTCTCAACCGGGCTGGCACACAGACCGGGCTGTTTCTCCTGGGTAAGGCTGGCTGCCGGCGttccgggattttgggagggtttggggtgatcCTGTGCCACCCCGACCCGCTGGGGATGGTGGAGCAGAGTGTGGAGGATGAGGAAAGGCCTcccaaggagcagctctgatCTCAGTGATGGGGCACGACTTTGGGAGTGGCCAGAGCTCTACCTGGGGAGATTTAAGTTGGatttcagggaaaggtttttccccagagggtgctggcactgcccaggttccccagggaatgggcacagcccaaggctgccagagctccgGGAGAGTTTGGGCAGTGCTCCAGGGGTGCACAGGGTGGATTGTTggggggcaggggtggcactggatgatccttCATCCCTTCCAGCTCGGGATTTCTCTGATCCTGTTCCTGGGGGATAAAGGCAGTGCCCTAAACAGGCTCTGATCTAATTAGTGCTGCtgggtcagtggggtcagggcagccctgtggggagcaggagctgtgatTTGTGATGCACTGGGAGCAAACACCGTGGACTGTTGTGGCTGAAGGTGCCGTGGGAACTGTCAGCTCCATGGGATCTGGGAGGTGACAGGACAGCGGTGGTGACCCTGCCTGCTGTCCTGGGGGGCGTTCTCCATCACTGGGGGGGCTCAGaccagctcccagtgctctggTTCATCCCAAACAGCCCCATCAAGCAGGGCTGGACCTTTGTTGGTGCAgcagagcctgtgctgctgcGTCCCGGTGGGAGCAGATGTGGGTCAGGCTCTGCACGGCTCCGGGGGAGAATGAGGGGTGAAGGGCTGCAGGAACAAAGGGATGTGAGACTGCTGCCTGGCCGCTGCAGCCACAGGAATAACTTTGGCTTGGAGGTGTAATTTCCAGGCTAATTTTAACACTTCCAGCACCCCACGCAGGGAGCGTTGGCTGCTGGACTctccagcgctgccaggccACAGTGTGGGGCGTTCCCCCATCAAAGCCTTCACCTGCCCTTCAGTTTTCCCCCAGAGAGCCGCTCCTGTGGgtgaagcagctgctgaagggGGTGGGAGGTTTGTTCTCCTGCCTCACCGCTCTGTCCCGCAGGTGCCAGTGTCGATCCCTCTCGGTGTATGTGTGGTAACAACATGTCTGTCCCCCTCCTCGCCGACGCTGTCACCGTGTCAGGGGCAGAGCGGGAGACCGCTGCGGTAAGggctgccccttccctccctccttccctccccgtGGAAAACAGGGAGCTGCTTCCATGAGCTCCAGCAattccctgggctgggctgtttGCTCCAGTGTGAGAGCTCAGCTTGTCAAGGCAGTGGGACTTGGGGCTGATTGGGCTGTTTAAGCTTTTAGAAGCAAATCTCCCAAAAGAACCCCCATCACCCTTCCCTGGGGTCTGCAGGctgccttccctctgctccccaacGCTTAGGAGCCTGACATGAAACGCCTGTGGAGGTGGATTTGTGAGTCCTTGGGGATacagggaaggaattcctccctgtgggggtgatgaggccctggcacacgtgcccagagcagctgtggctgcccctggatccctggcagtgcccaagggcAGGCTGGACgtggcttggagcagcctgggacagtgggaggtgtccctgccatggcaggggtggccctggatggcctttaaggtcccttccagcccattCTGGGATTCAGGCTGGGCCTCTGCTCTAGTGCCACTCCTGGTGGGATGATTTGTCACTCCTTGTCCctctgctgtgaggagcagTTGGGACCTGCCCGTGGCAGCTCTGTGGCGGGATGACAGCACATCCCTGACCCACCCATCTGGCGTGCTCCAAGCTCATCTGAGCGTCTTGGAGTTGGTGACTAAGTGTCCATTtgccacctccctgccagcccagcccagccctgccctgccccctcCAACTCACCCCAGCTAAttcccttcctcctctgttTGGCAGGTCATTTTCCTCCATGGCCTTGGAGACACGGGGTGAgtgtccctggagctgcctctgGCTGGGATGTGTGGTTTGccagatgaaatcccagccttttgctgctgctctcccttaGGGCATCTCCAGGATTTGTGTGGGGCTTTGGGCTGGGGTCTGCAGCCATTCCtgcaccagcctggcagggaatggcagggaattgctgccagcagctgtcTGCTCTTGAATATTTATGatcccagcagcctggcagccccccaccccccgcGGGTGGATTTTGTGCTGCCTTCGGGGATTGCTGGGGGATTGCTGATAAGCACTGCGGCTtttccagcagggctgggcctGCACCAGGGCATCTCTGCTGTGCAAGGCCACCTCGGAGGTGGCATGGTGGTGACAAAGGGCTCCTCCCTGTCCAGGAGATCTCCACATCCCCCAGGACATTCCCTCCTCCCtgtcctccctgcctgcagcttcGGGGCTTTGTGTGCTCCCCTCATATGGGATCAGTGCTGGGGGAGGTTGATGGGGGGTTCTGGCTGGTGGGGTGGGGAAAATAAGCTCAggggaggggttggggggcagcagccttgggaaaATGGCTGGGACAAGCCTTGGGCTCatctgctcctgtccctccccaggcacagctgggccGATGCTCTCTCCTCCATCCGCCTCCCCTACGTGAAGTACATCTGCCCTCACGCGTAAGTGCTGCCCTGGGGGGCTTCTTGGGGGGCTTCTTGGGGGGCTTCTTGGGGGTCCTGAGGCTGCCAAGGCTGCTGGGGGAGGCGGGTGGTGgcctgagcccagcagggctgcccagccaggctggctctgctgcctgctcagctcctgctgcaggcagagctgttcCCACAGAGTGAGCAGCACCAGAggctcttttctttcccttcctgtCTTGCTTATCTCTGATGGCTGCAGGGAAAGAAAGACAAAGGCTCTGAAGCTCCCCCTGGTCAGGCAGGAGGGGGCTCAGCAGGAAGGGGAGCGGTGTCAGTCTTCCTGCTCCCCTCAGACTTGAGCTGAACCACCCAAAATGTTCCTCCACAGGCCCCGGATCCCAGTGACCCTCAACATGAAGATGGTCATGCCCTCCTGGTCAGTGCTTTGGGGgacagggctggatgggatccTTCTGGGGAGTGAGAGGGATGGGGGGACAAAATCCACTGCCCTGTGGGGCCAGAGAAAGGCAGAGCacacccagctcctgcctccccacACTCCTGGTGCTGGGAGAGGGTTTGGCTGAGCCTGCTGCTTCCCCCAGGTTTGACCTGATGGGACTGACTCCGGATGCACCCGAGGATGAAGCTGGGATCAAGAAAGCTGCAGAGAACAGTAAGGAGCTCTGTAAGGGGAGGGGGAGGTGGTGAGCTGCTGTGTGCCTCTCCCttgctgtcactgcagcagctgtctTCCTTCCACCTCTCCTTTGTTTCTGCTGTCCTGTGATCCCAGCAAACCTTTGCCCTGGCATCTCTGGCACCCTGATGTGCACCCTGAAGCATGGGATGATGCTTTTCAGCCGTTTTCCCCTTTCACTGACCCATTTCTCCTCATCTCCTTCCAGTTAAAGCAATCATTGAGCACGAGATGAAGAACGGGATCCCCCCCAACCGCATCATCCTGGGGGGCTTCTCACAGGTGAGGGACCCcaattcctgctccacctgTCACAGGGAGCTGGGTGGGTGTGAGCTGGGCCTGAGGGTGTCCCTGCACCCCCCGTGGATCCTCAGTGACCCCATGTTGTCCCTGCAGGGCGGTGCCTTGTCGCTGTACACGGCTCTCACCTGCCAGCACCAGCTGGCCGGGATCGTGGCgctcagctgctggctcccGCTGCACAAGGCCTTCCCACAGGTACTGGCGTGGGCGTTCTCCCACTGCAGCTCCCCTCACGAGGGGGGGACCTgctggggtttgtgct
It encodes the following:
- the LYPLA2 gene encoding acyl-protein thioesterase 2 isoform X2 — its product is MCGNNMSVPLLADAVTVSGAERETAAVIFLHGLGDTGHSWADALSSIRLPYVKYICPHAPRIPVTLNMKMVMPSWFDLMGLTPDAPEDEAGIKKAAENIKAIIEHEMKNGIPPNRIILGGFSQGGALSLYTALTCQHQLAGIVALSCWLPLHKAFPQAANNSVNKDIAILQCHGEMDPMIPVRFGALTAEKLKSVVTPAKVQFKTYPGVMHSSCPQEMMAVKEFIEKLLPRI
- the LYPLA2 gene encoding acyl-protein thioesterase 2 isoform X1 produces the protein MAGPVAPGAPRASLPPRCRKFRRERVLGEPRGARAPGRGRGASVDPSRCMCGNNMSVPLLADAVTVSGAERETAAVIFLHGLGDTGHSWADALSSIRLPYVKYICPHAPRIPVTLNMKMVMPSWFDLMGLTPDAPEDEAGIKKAAENIKAIIEHEMKNGIPPNRIILGGFSQGGALSLYTALTCQHQLAGIVALSCWLPLHKAFPQAANNSVNKDIAILQCHGEMDPMIPVRFGALTAEKLKSVVTPAKVQFKTYPGVMHSSCPQEMMAVKEFIEKLLPRI